Genomic segment of Ictalurus furcatus strain D&B chromosome 9, Billie_1.0, whole genome shotgun sequence:
TtcattagagatctaaatctgcatccggatttctgtaattCTGCATTGTGAGGATGTCTAATGTTAAAAGTGGAACTGAGTGGAATAATAATTCATTAGTGTATATTGAATCCTTATGAATTAGTTAtacatgttttatgtttaaaggACTTTAAAATACAGGCTTAAAATCTTTTTCGTATCTGTGCCAGTTCTGAGCGAGTGGTTAGGGAATGGTGACTTCCCTCCACTGATGTACTTGAATGAAGGACCCTTGGTTTCATGGTGCAGGCAGTCAGAATGGATAGAGCAGTCACTGCAGGTCCTAAGGAAACAACTAGAACCGCAACTGCGGCTCCTGAGTTATGAGACGAGAGGCCGCACGCTTGGTAAGTCAAGATGAATGCGATCTGCAAGGGCTGAATAAGGGGTTAACCCCTAATTAAACCACGAGAAACAACCTGCTGAGCATCAGTACAGTGTTTCATTCATATTCCCATAGCTAATCTCATTAAATGACTTTGTAAAGCATATTTATTAATGGTTTATCAATGTTTTGGTCCGACAGGTCTGTTCCTTTGGGATCACATAAACTTGCCTTTTGTAAAGCTTAAATCAGAAGTTATGCAAGTTGTAATCGAGGGTCTTGTGGCACTTATGAAAGAAACAACAGTAAGTAAGGAGACTGTACAGTATACAGAGTATATTTTCAATTCTCAGTTGACTTATGAACATTTTAACGTCTTTATGAAGCATTTATCTGATGTGctgttgattattattttgtagGATAATCCACTGGAGTTCCTGGGGAAATTCCTACTGAGGAAATGTGTGGATGGCACTGTGAAAAAATCTGAGATTTTAACCGAGAGCGCATCTTACAACTCTAACCACAAGGTCGCAAAGGTATGTGTCGGTCcaaatgttttgaaattttCTACTGTATGTGGTTCTGAAAATGACCTGCATTATGAAAATGAAACGTTTCTTTTATGCATGtatcaaaaatgaaaaatggataAAACTGCATTCCAATTCCCCTGAAGCTACCACTAACATGTCTAAAAGCaactgctgtttatttatttaattatcattttatttaaataggtaataaataaaatatagatgaAAATATATATGACCATTTACAATGGAAAACAAGTAATCATTTTGATCATAAGAATTACTTATGTCAGTCTCTGTAGCCTCTGCCCCTGAGGTAAAAAGTCAGATGACACATATGACGAACAGGAGGCTGTTGACGTAATCGATTGATTACTGTTGGTTCTTACAGCAGTGCTGATTAATTTGGAGTTTTATTCTGTTGGCtaaatttcccttttttttttatttattagcattCAAACATTACAACTTTGTCGGTAATTTGAACACCTTTACAAACTGAATCTATTAGGCTTCTGTCCATTTCATAATGGCACATATCCAAAAACCTGATCAAAGCATGACcaccacatactgtataaaggGAAGCGCGTACACTCAATGGCAACATttataggaacacctgtacacttgtttattcatgcagttacccaatcagccaatcatgtggtagcagcaTGATGCATGTGGTTGCAGGATGCAGGTGCATGTTAAGAGCTTTTGTTAATCTTCACGTCAAACATAAGAATGGGGGGAAAGTGTGATCCCATAGGGGATCTTTGACCATAGGGTTTATACAATATGTCTGAATGAGCAGGGGTGTTCCTTTTAATGTGGCTGACGAGTGTGCATTTTACGttcacattttagtgtttctaTATTCTCTGTTCATTTAGAGTTTGTTAGGTGAAGCAGACCGGCGCAGTGGTGCATTTATGGAGCTGCTGAACAGCGAGAAAGCTTACGTGCGTCTGCTACAGGCTATACACAGCGTGTACTACATTCCACTACGAGCAGCTCTGGACTCCAACCGAGCAATTATTAGCTCTGCCAATCTTGTGATGCTCTTTAATCCCATGCTGGACATCCTGGAAGCCaataagtaaaaaacaaacaaacaaacaaacaaaaaaaacaccattgtAATTTGCAAGTGTACTGTACATTGTCTGGTACTTACTTTGTTTATAGggcatttcagttcatttattCAGATGTCagggttttaaaaataaatgccaGTAAGGACAGAATTTTAGCATTGAGAACCTGAGGAAATATTAAGAACATGACTTGAAAGCTGTAAGTGAAAATATGAGgctgtacattaaaaaaaagacttgcgCATTGAATATTAGCAGTTATATTAGTGGTTAGTTATTAGTTACTTGTTAACTGGAAACGAATGGTTTTATCAGCATGTCGTATCTACATGtatatgcaaaacatttttacgCATGTATGTTTTTAGATAGATTAAATGTCGTCTCTCCTTTAATCCTGTTTTCTTATTTGTGGATGCTAGAGTTTTTCTGCAGGATCTTACAGAGAGGTCGGAGGAATGGAGTCCTCTGCAGTGTGTGGGCGACGTGTTTGTCCGATTCTGTGCCAAGCTACGGGCTTACACCAATTTCTTCAACAACTACCACACTGCTATCAGGACCATAGATAAGGTAGGAAAGTGCTTTGTGACCCTGGTTGAATAAAAACATCTTGGTTAGTAAAGAAAATTTGCCTTGAATGTCCTTTTCACTATGACCTGGGTTAGTGATATAAGTGAAAATACAAGGCTATACATTTAAAACAGGCCAGCCCAACCTCAACACCAAATACAAAACCAGCCTACCTTCATGATAATCTACTTAAACTGTgtagcagagagagaaaaacacacagaatgaaaCACATATTTGACTATTAAAAGTAAATTGCttaataaacaaaccaaaaaaaacatgttcataacatctaaaataaatatttaggtgGCTTATGCAGTTCTCTTCCAACAAGAACAagccactctttttttttttttttttttttaactttccaATATGACATGAATCTTAAATTATTCTAATGATTTCCAATGTAAGCAACCACCAGCTTCAGTTGTGTATCATATCTTGCTAACTATCACTTCTTGGTTTGCAGTGCAAAGAGATGCTTCCTGTATTTCGAGCCTTTATAAAGAGACACAATAAGACCCTTGCTACTAGGATGTTAAGGTAATGCTGAAATTAGTCTAAGTTTGGAACCAAAACACCCTCAATTAACATGTGTTCATATTCTGCATCCAGTCTCCAGGAGCTGTTTCTAAGTCCTTCCACAAGGGTAGAGGAGTATGTGATTTTGCTCCAGACTTTGATGCTACACACCCCACCCAAACAcgctgatcacacacacatatcgtCTGCCTTAAACACGTTAAGGAATTATAGGAACTTCATCCACAAGGTAACCCATCTATATactttcacagctttctttcaAACACTTCATTTGACATATGTGTGAAATacatattaaaggaaaaatccacactgaaggacttgcatattaatcattatatttatcaaattatcttcaatgagagagagaaagaagatttgttttataataaaattcCAGAGTTGACTTGTTTGGTTTAAAACGATTTCATCGAcctgttggtctattttcactttggttaacggtttcctacattacccacaatgccgttcaaCTGCTCGCTGATAGTGGTGCAGGGGGATTTAGTCGTTGGTTCATCTCGACCTAAAGAGAGCACTTTATTCCTTTAGTCTGTGCAGCTCGGTCATCTCTTCCTCATCTGTACAATTTGCtgaaacagatcagcttccaaagctttaaAGATGGCATCACCACCATCGTGGATCGCTACATAGCCATAAGCTAAGTAGCACAGCTGCtttgtatagctgcattgcattgtgGAAATTTGTGTCCAGCGTTTGCTGTCTCCACTCCTACGTTAGATTTCTCAGTAATATGACATTGCCGGAAAATTGTGAGTGACCAGTTAACCAACAAATCAGCACATGAATTGCCAAGCACATCATTAATATTTCATCTAAACatgtttaatatgtttcagggtggatttttcctttgaGTACAttaataaacttaaaaaaaaaaaaaataccctttgaattaaatgtataaaaatattttactgcTCCTGTGCCAGTTGAAAAAAAGTTTAAACCAGGAGGAGAAAATGCTGGAAGTGCAGAAGATCATTCAGAGCTGCCCAGTGAGTTGCACtattataattattcatgaaGGGGATCAGGTTCTACTGGATTAATAAAGGTCATGTGCATTTCAGATTGTTCTGTAAACAAGAAGTGTATTCAAAGAGCACATGACAATCATGCTTTGACATAAATATGCTGAAATACAACTATTGACCGATTGTGTTAGAATCTACAAGAGGGAGGCCGATATCTGATCACCGTACAGGATGTGGCATTACTGAGTTGCCTTAATGAAGACATTGCTCCATCACTCAGGTACAACTGCCAGCTTCCTTACACAGATCAGGTAACAGACAACACCCTCAACGCACACCAGTGTTGATTTCAAACCGGCTTCTCTTCTCTAGTACACAGCAAATTCCCAAGAAGCAACATAGCAACCTTATAAGTATGTCTAAAAGGTGAAATCTCTCTCCTTGTCAGGATGTACGAGTGTGTTAAGGAGCTGGGACTGTTTCTGTTTAACGATGTCGTGGTGCTGactgagaaaagagagactCATGTGCCGTTCAGTCTGGCAGTGAACACATCTCACACATTCCTGGCCTCTGTAAGCTTGCACAGCCTCAATGTCTCGGACATAGTGGACACAAAGTGTGAGTATAATCGGGATGTAACCGAATACAGATACGTTATTCAGATATTAACTTGTATGATTAATGTTTTTGCTGGTTTTGAAATTATTGCTTTCCATGTTGTTAAAAGAACAATCATGCAGGCCTTATGATGAACTGCTGCTTGAAGGACACCATTTTGATTTGCAGAAGCACCATGTCCCAGCTTTGTCATCATTTCAGATCCATGAAACATAGATAGTTGTTACTCAGTTACATTAGATAGAAGATGGAAATCTTGCCAGAAAGTTCCACAGAACATCTGATTcaggagttgaataaagttaGGTTCTACAAACTGCTATTCATTGTTGTGAATGGAAAAAGCCCTCATTTTGTTCCAGCTCTTGTAATAAGCCCCGAATTATaagttgctttatttatttctggttAATTTTTCCTCCCCAGAcatgcagaattctttcctccTGGAGAGCCCAAATCGCCAGTGGATGTGTGccacagacagagaggaggatAAGATCAGGTGGCTTTGTGCTTTAAGCAGTGCTATAAATGCAGCTAAACACAATTAAAGCAGCTGTAGAACTATAATGCTCATCTAGGCGAGAACATCAAGGACAACATCTTGAGCAAGAATGTCCCCATCATGGAAATATTCCCAGCCTGAAGCAAAAGCAGTCAGTGGTGCCAACATGGATTCTGTGGCTTTCACAGATAAATAGTCTGTTGTGTTCAAGACATTAAGTGAAACgtaatgtttttgtgttgtttaaatgttcttacatacaaaaaaaaaaaaaagctgtgcagTTGAGATGAAacaattagaatatcgtggaaaagttaattttttccccccataatttaattcaaaaagtggaactttcatatattctagattcattacacaaagtgcaatatttcaagccttttacATGATATTAACATGTTTTGAGCTGCACCTGTATTTCAACACACAGAGGATGTATACTGAGTATCACTAACCAGTaagatttatttacatatagacAGTCGTCCATAAATTACAAAATCACAGTTTGGACCTTTTAACCATTAAATgtaatcataataaataaatgacaaacattAAAGTACAACAAATTTCAATTGTTTGACAGCATTTCTTCAGAGGAACATTTAAAATGGAAACAATTATTACAGTTCAATaacgtacacacacaaaaaacattttttaaaggaatGCTGTTGAGAAATCTGTTGTACAGTAGTTGCGGTTGGTCAACGTCATTTTGTTAATATTAAAGTAAACAGTATAAGGAAAGAAGTACTGTAGGTACGACACTGTAGGAATACGGTAGATCTGGGCTACAGAACTGGGatgaaaataacattttgtagtgtttcaaCTGGAACTGAAATAGCTTccattatatgtcatgaatctacacaagtCCATAATATTGAGGTGTGCAGaaaatcaatatagtttgcaaagtttttacaaataaaaaaaaatgcaaaagttgtgattgcataagtaaacacttatatagcgccttttaaccttacattttttctcattcacacacacacactcatacaccaatggcagcagagctaccatgcaaggtgcttgaatgccatcaggagcaacttggggttcagtgtcttgcccaaggacagtTCGGCATGTGGATTAATGTGGGCCGGggattgaaccgccaaccctgtgattagtggacaacccagtctaccacctgagccacagccgccccagaagtgtccataagtattcacccctctcGCTGTGAAACCCTTAAATTAGTTCTAGTGCAACCAGTTGCCACCAAAATTTAAATAACTACGGCATTCACCTGTGTACAAGTAAAGTAAAGCCACATGATCGCAATATAAAttcacctgttcctggaaggccccagagtttgttagagaacatacctaaacaaacagtaTCATGAAGTCCAAATAACCATCaagacaaagttctggaaaagtatacATCAGGATTTTGGTCGAATACAAATTACAAACACTGACCATTAAAGTCcactatttaaaatggaaataatatGACACTACTAAATCCAAGGCAGTGTAGTTCAAtataatgaatcatttgttaTGGTTTGAAGCATTAAGCTTTTGTGAAAATGCATTCAACAATTTTATAGCTTGTTGGTACAGTACTCCATGTTACTCCAGCCTCCTACTAAACTGCAAGTAGGAAGACTGTTGATTAGATTTGCACATTTCTATGTATTGCCCTTTGAGATAGCCTTCTACTGCACTGGATTTCTTTAAAGctcaacacaacacaacccTAATAATGAAAATCGGCAGTATTTTTCCTTCCAGAATaattcaaacaaacatttaatagcATTTCAGAATATATTGCTTCCTTCATGTTGGttatttttaatgcataatTCTGAATCTTGCCGTGCAGAAGCCACTAGTAAACAGAGCAGCACAGAACTTTGCCCCTAGCCTTCCATCTCaccctctttttttattaaataaataaataaataaataagcacagtTTAAGCCAAACCGCATGCACAGTGGTGTTTGTGTAACCATTTTAACTTCTCTGAAAGCCTATTAATAactgtttaaataatgaatcagtgatgtgtgtgaggagtttagTGCTCAAGCTTTGTGAGACTAGGTGTGTCTGTAATAAATCTAACTGGTGTAGTAGACTCTGTAATACACAACCTTTGACCTCCAGAGCGAATAGGAGTTGTCAAATCTGAGCAAGTAAACTCCTTGGCTTGGGTAGCGGTGACTGCCTGCGTACACATTCTCGTGGCTGTCCTGCCGAAAGAGTGGAACCACCTCGCTAACCTGAGGGACTACGTTTCTGGATTTCGTCTCGGACTTTCGATTTACCTCTTCAGCTTGACCTGCATTGAAAGAATCATGTGGTAGATTTGAGATCATTTctgcttggaaaaaaaataatgataaaaacaaccccaattcccaaaCATTGGgggtgctgtgtaaaatgtaaataaaaacagaatgcaattatttgcaaatctcataaacccatgtgttattcacaatacatttcaaatgttcaaactgaggaaatgtaccattttaggAAAAAAGTAATTTTGTATTTGATCGCTGCAACGTGTCAAAAGTTGGGACatggcaacaaaaggctggaaaagtaagtgttactaaaaagaaacagtcaataataaaattgtatttattgtttagccttttgatcttttgttaacaaaatgcacaaaaatactttgctctcatggatatcaaacaactgcaacaaaacaggtttatccaaaaatatctttcttaaatatgggtgtgcagcaattattagTTTTTTAGTTAATAGTATTTTAGTTAATATTTAGTTTAGATAATATTAGTTTTTTAGTTAATAGCTTTTTACTTCCCTTTGaaaagataacagctctgtcttctcctataatgcctgatgaggttggagaatacgagggtatttattgccaaaaagctctattttggtttcatatgaccatagaacccgatcccatgtgacgttccagtagtgtctggcaaaatgaagatgcttgagtttgtttttggatgagagcaattcttctccagctgtgatccctggagattttttggccactcgaaccttCACAGTGCATcaagacaatatagacacgtgtccaattccaggttgattcataacatttccagttgactggaacttcttaattattgccctgatggtggaaatgggcattttcaatgcttgtgctattttcttatagccacttcctattttgtgaagctcaacaaccttttgccccacatcacagctatattccttggtcttacccattgttatgaatgactaagggaatttggcctatgtgttacctcatatttatacctctgtgaaacaggaagtcatggttgaacaatttcctgttcctagtcatccagTGTACtaaaacaatgtaaaatatcaatgggaatatacttcatatatatttttctcatatgaattcatagcggtgccaataattgttgcacacctataattaacaaagttttttttttttttggataaacctgtgttgtgtttgcaattgtttgatatccatgagagcagagtatttttgtgaatttttaagcAAATAGATAGCAAGTTAACTAGCATGGACAGTAatgctgcacaattaatcgaatattgatctcaattacgattttgactgctcacgattacatgaacatgatcgactgcgatattgacgtttaaagttcgtcctccgctcatagaaaactccgctgtatatcaaatcaagtgcttcctaaactcacagccagtcaccatataGCGGcacagggatgacatcattttgtaatgccaaaacctggaaacgtgttagcattttagcgctcacACTGACAGCTTCGGTTCGGGTTTCAGAGCGTGCGGCGCACTCCAGTGCTTGCGTGAGGGgaaaatcatgacactaacaagttgctaaatAGCACTACAGatgttgtcggggacattaaatgtcatcagaCCGAACAGGAAAAGTCTTTACAGATAtactggttcaggtatgctgtgcacaattcaaaaaaaaataaataaataaaataaacctggaTGAAGATTCacccacagagtaaatccgtattatggaaaatgttttaaatcaagtttggaaaagttgtgggaagctcggtgatggtgacgttgaagtcgagcgactgcggtgtagttcgtttatagcatacggttagctttttatttctggcgacTGTacttaggcttcaaacttcataaaagttgtgttcatttgtgaaatttATCTtaatggacaaaacgtgttagtgttgtaaacttttgttgatcacagagcttattttttgcaataattcaAAAGCCTacgggaaaatcctattgggtttttgtcgagggaaccagtgtgatgcaaACTTCCGGTTTCCGATACAAAATGACGTCGTCCTTGCACCACTGTATTGGatgatttggctgcgtctctcctcctgtaaacactgttattgccttttctgcatacgtctgaattgttttcatttggttgcatattgttatatttgatgcatattttcatttggttgatggtatttttatttttcctatattttgggtacaattttatttatattttgcttctacaagatgatgcactttaaggatcagtctaaattttctacattagcaggaatgtagcacaacatggaggtgaaagcagcggtctgtttatttaaatgtgaaagtgcataaAAATacgttgtccctaaaatcaacgtataatcgtgataaataatcgtgatctcaatattgatcaaaataatcgtggtTAACATTTTGACCATAACTGTGCAGCCCCTAATGGACAATTTGCTTTCATCAGGAGAGTACTGAATACATTTGtagaaaaaatgaaaccataaaCCAGTAATTCTAAGAACTctacaaaaatgtacaattcAGTTCTAGTCATCAAAAGCAGTTGGAAGTCTCTTTCCTACCTCCCTCTTGGTTTTCAGACACAGACTCCAAAAACGTCTCAGTTCTCACACCATTTACTGTGTTTGGCCACTCAAAGTACAAGCCAAAGGCAATATCGTAGTCATCAGTGGCGAATTCCCAGAAGAATGTAGAGCCATCATCATGAGTGGGGATGTGCACGGTTAGCACTTCGCCTCTACCAACAGTGATCACCGACTCTGCATCATGCTGCGTCTTCTCCTTAAATTCATTTACCTGAGGCATCGTCCACATGGATGGCGCCAAGATGGGTACATCTGCATTAGACAGGAGGGGTGAGGGTGCTTTGTTAAAAGATAATGTAAGGAAGAATGTTAcaagtttcatttcattttaattcttaTCAACAGTGTTAGCATTTTGGGGTTTCATAGTATAATACAACACAAGTACAGAagaaaatactgaaatatttagTTCATTTCAGATAAAACACCAGAAATTAATGAGCATTAGTGAGAACTAGACATAAATGTATGCTTTTACACATACCTCCTGGTTTGCTCTCTATGAATAAATGGCATTGTTCAGGGTTTGCTCCAGACGTTTTCCTTTGTGATGACTCTGACTGGCTGATGGGATTTGTAAATGAAGCCATGCCATCTGAATCCAGTGATGGGGCTTCAGCTGTGTCCTGCTACTtatgcagtcacacacacacacacacacacacacacagacacacaggtcTTACTATCATTGTTGGGACCTGCTATTGATCTAACTATTAATGCAGCCAATTAAAGTCACACTacagatacagtatctcacaaaagtgagtacacccctcacatttttgtaaatatttgattatatcttttcatgtgacaacactgaagaaatgacactttgctcaatgtaaagtagtgagtgtacagcttgtgtaacagtgtaaatttgctgtcccctcaaaataactcaacacacagccattaatgtctaaaccgctggcaataaaagtgagtacacccctaagtgaaaatgtccaaattgggcccaaagtgtcaatattttgtgtggccaccattattttccagcactgccttaaacctcttgggcatggagttcaccagagcttcacaggttgccactggagtcctcttccactcctccatgatgacatcacggagctggtggatgttagagaccttgtgctcctccaccttccgtttgaggatgccccacagatgctcaatagggtttaagtctggagacatgcttggccagtccatcaccttcaccctcagcttctttagaaaggcagtggttgtcttggaggtgtgtttggggtcgttatcatgctggaatactgccctgcagcccagtctccgaaggcaTTCTgaagtacatgttggcattcatggttccctcaatgaactgtagctccccagtgccggcagcactcctgcagccccagaccatgacactcccaccatcatgcttgactgtaggcaagacacacttgtctttgtactcctcacctggttgccgccacacacgcttgacaccatctgaaccaaataagtttatcttggtctcatcagaccacaggacatggttccagtaatccatgtccttagtgtgcttgtcttcagcaaactgtttgcgggctttcttgtgcatcatctttagaa
This window contains:
- the LOC128613107 gene encoding epithelial cell-transforming sequence 2 oncogene-like, encoding MTAYKSRGCPNTQQTELNQTESCSEAAATLFSAWTPITNKPSNQQESAQLFQERTTLILHWFDLWTDGQRKHLLQLLLRRCSKSQLKSISDYFSKVAPITRLDFTTVLPRVLSLYILSFLSPMDLCAAAQVSWYWRFLSEQDCLWAPKCIRQGWFLTYGTSDNEYGAWKKHYVACACNLDFLSPREAADLYGTLNETLPEAEEEEEKRTECLIRRTIREKIVEHKKADLKSRRAWLTNSKGTYASSIRQKSSLLPLSRSTTLVEIGDKCRLENLFSTKQQRLQLNSTIEISCATSSMKTLAMSSHLKSFISSINHPPPHLLLLSSRLPAYEMVLCGALVNVVPLLYDYSGMTLEALLCLVEKAMKGRVIQSIGIIAEGNTEEIQLVEGMSITEKSILNPDVRAFWEKLCGWVVPASEAGSLNIFVPLAASVAGMALINKLSILTGLSVRAPTGICTGSYQHILSEWLGNGDFPPLMYLNEGPLVSWCRQSEWIEQSLQVLRKQLEPQLRLLSYETRGRTLGLFLWDHINLPFVKLKSEVMQVVIEGLVALMKETTDNPLEFLGKFLLRKCVDGTVKKSEILTESASYNSNHKVAKSLLGEADRRSGAFMELLNSEKAYVRLLQAIHSVYYIPLRAALDSNRAIISSANLVMLFNPMLDILEANKVFLQDLTERSEEWSPLQCVGDVFVRFCAKLRAYTNFFNNYHTAIRTIDKCKEMLPVFRAFIKRHNKTLATRMLSLQELFLSPSTRVEEYVILLQTLMLHTPPKHADHTHISSALNTLRNYRNFIHKLKKSLNQEEKMLEVQKIIQSCPNLQEGGRYLITVQDVALLSCLNEDIAPSLRMYECVKELGLFLFNDVVVLTEKRETHVPFSLAVNTSHTFLASVSLHSLNVSDIVDTKYMQNSFLLESPNRQWMCATDREEDKIRWLCALSSAINAAKHN